TCCTTTCTTTCGCGGGCATTCCCCTTGACGGAGATCCTCTCGCCGGGGCCATAGCGCTGTTGCAGGCCGGCAAAATTGTCGCCATCAAGGGGCTGGGCGGTTATCATCTCGCTGTCGATGCGGAGAATGACGGAGCAGTGGCGCGTTTGCGCCGGCGCAAACGGCGGGACGAAAAGCCGTTGGCGCTGATGGTCCCTTCGCTGACAGAGGCGCACGCTCTGGCCCAGATCAGCCAGGCCGAGACGCGCCTGCTGACCAGCGTTGAACGCCCGATCGTTCTGTTGTCGGCGAAAGACCATCTGACCCTTTCTCCAGGCATTGCCCCGCGCAACCGTTATCTCGGAATCATGCTTCCCTATACGCCCCTGCATCATCTCCTTCTGGCTCTAGGCGGCTTTTCCGCTCTGGTCATGACCAGCGGCAACCACAGTGACGCGCCGATCGCCGCTGACGATGCCCAGGCCCTGGATGAACTCGGGAGTATTGCCGATGCCTTTTTGCTCCATAACCGGCGCATTCATACCCGCATTGACGATTCGATCGCCCGTGTCCTGGCCGATAAACCGCTCCTGTTGCGCCGGGCCCGCAGTTATGTCCCGCGCGCCGTGGTTCTTCCGACCAACTCACCGTCAATCCTCGCTCTCGGCGGGGAGTTGAAGAACACCCTGTGTCTGACCCGCAACGATCGCGCCTATCTTAGTCAGCATCTCGGTGATCTTGGCAATCTGGAGAGCTACGCCGGTCATGTCGCCATGACTGCGCACCTGCAAAGTCTGCTGCAACTCCATCCCACGGTGGTGGCACACGATCTTCATCCACAATACCAGACCACTCGCCTCGCCGAATCCCTTCCCGGCGTCCAGCGCATCGGTGTCCAGCATCATCATGCCCATTTGGCCAGTTGTCTGGCGGAGAACGGACAGAGTGGTCCGGCTCTCGGGGTGATCTTCGACGGGCTCGGTTATGGCAACGACGGGACGATGTGGGGGGGGGAGTTTTTACTGGGAGATCTCCATGATTTTCGCCGCGTCGGCTATTTTACGCCGACGTCGATGCCGGGAGGGGATCTGGCGACTCGGGAACCGTGGCGGATGGCGCTGGCTTATCTGCAGCAAGCGTATGGTCGCGACTATCCCCGTCTCCCCTTTCTGCAGGAAATTGCGTCACGCGATGAGCGGTTGATTGTGACGATGATTGAAAAGGGGATCAACGCCCCTCTGGGTTCCAGTTGCGGGCGACTCTTTGACGCGGTGGCCGCGCTCCTCGGTCTGCGCAACCGCGTCAGCTACGAAGGACAGGCGGCGATTGAGTTGGAGATGGTTGCCGCGGTCGGCGATTATCCTCCTTATCCCTTTGCCCTTGACAACGTTGCCGATGCTATTGTCTTTGCTCCGCGAGCGATGATCCGGGCGCTCGTCGCCGACCTGGTTGCCGGCATCCCGATCGCACAGATCAGTGCGCGTTTTCACGCCACCCTCGTGGCCGTTGTCGGTGCGATTTGCGCGCAGGTACGGCTCGCGACCGGGATCAACACCATCGCGCTCTCCGGCGGGGTCTTTCAAAATTGCCTGCTGACGGAATCAGTTATTACTGAGCTGAAAAGGGCTGATTTTATCGTTCTCACTCACTCTCTCGTCCCCCCCAATGACGGAGGCTTGAGTCTCGGCCAGGCCGCCGTGGCCGCGGCCCGATTGCAAAATCCGGCTTGATCGGTGTGACCCTCTAAACCGCCCAGGTTCCGGGGGTTGCGCCCCCGACGACGCCTTACTCATTTTGCTTGCCCAAAATGAGTAAGCAGCAAAAGGGCACCCCATCACCTGGCCCGCTGCGCGGGTTCCCTGCGCCCGGCAGATATTTGGCGGGCGGACAAAAACTCGCTGCGCTCAGACATTTGTCCGCCTTTATCGCCAAACGTCCACCGCTCTCCGGCGGCGGCGATAGGGGGACGTCCGAGCCCGGAAAATATCTGGTAGGGGCGGCTCTTGTGGCCGCCCGTTTTTCATGCCGTAGACTTGCGCCCGATTTAGCTCCCCTCCTTGCTTAAGGAGCGGCCGGGGGGGGTCGGTATCGCCACGGCTAAAATTTTCGCAGCAATCGCCCTGTCCACCGGGGATGTCGGCCTCCGGTCTCAATCCCCGGCTAATCGCTGCCATCCCGCCGGGATGCAAGAGCAG
This genomic window from Deltaproteobacteria bacterium HGW-Deltaproteobacteria-4 contains:
- the hypF gene encoding carbamoyltransferase HypF, which gives rise to MAQRRLQIEIDGLVQGVGFRPFVAQLAARLGLAGTVHNDGRGVVIAVQGEPAILDLFIATLQHESPPLARIERLQSTALPLFPEESSFVILASSGAGVKVAAIAPDAHLCDDCLAELLDPHDRRYHYPFINCTNCGPRFSIITGIPYDRPQTTMADFPLCPACAAEYCDPSSRRYHAQPIACPECGPRLTLLSFAGIPLDGDPLAGAIALLQAGKIVAIKGLGGYHLAVDAENDGAVARLRRRKRRDEKPLALMVPSLTEAHALAQISQAETRLLTSVERPIVLLSAKDHLTLSPGIAPRNRYLGIMLPYTPLHHLLLALGGFSALVMTSGNHSDAPIAADDAQALDELGSIADAFLLHNRRIHTRIDDSIARVLADKPLLLRRARSYVPRAVVLPTNSPSILALGGELKNTLCLTRNDRAYLSQHLGDLGNLESYAGHVAMTAHLQSLLQLHPTVVAHDLHPQYQTTRLAESLPGVQRIGVQHHHAHLASCLAENGQSGPALGVIFDGLGYGNDGTMWGGEFLLGDLHDFRRVGYFTPTSMPGGDLATREPWRMALAYLQQAYGRDYPRLPFLQEIASRDERLIVTMIEKGINAPLGSSCGRLFDAVAALLGLRNRVSYEGQAAIELEMVAAVGDYPPYPFALDNVADAIVFAPRAMIRALVADLVAGIPIAQISARFHATLVAVVGAICAQVRLATGINTIALSGGVFQNCLLTESVITELKRADFIVLTHSLVPPNDGGLSLGQAAVAAARLQNPA